The Xanthomonas sontii genomic sequence GCGATCGACTGGTTGACGGTGCCGAGCATGCTGCCCGGGTTCTTGCCGCTGGCCTTGCTGGAGATGTCCACGGCGATGACGAAGTCGGCGCCGAGCTGGCGCGCCGCGTCCACCGGCACCGGGCTGACCACGCCGCCGTCCACGTAATGGAACTTGCCGATGGTCACCGGCTCGAACACGCCGGGGATGCTGCTGGACGCGCGCACCGCCTGGCCGGCATTGCCGCGCACGAACACGGTGCGCTCGCCGTCTTCCAGCCGGGTGGCGACCGCGGCGAACGGCTTGGCCAGCTTCTCGATCGGCTTGCCCTTGAGCTGGGCGTTGACGTAGTCCTGCAGCGCCTGGCCCTGCACCAGGCCGCCGGAGAACAGGCGCATGTCGCGGATGCTGCTCTCGTCCAGCGCCACCGCCGCCTGCTGCATCTGGAACGCGTCCATGCCGCTGGCGTACAGCGCGCCGACCACGCTGCCGGCGCTGGTGCCGGACACCACCGTCGGCTCCAGGCCATTGGCCTGCAGCATCTTGATCACGCCGATGTGGGCGAAGCCCTTGGCCGCACCGCCGCCCAGGGCGATGCCGATGCGCAGCGGCTGGGCGGCCGGCGTGGGCAGCGGTGCCGGTCCGCTCACCACCGGGGCCGGCGGCGCCGGCTTGGGTTCGCCGCCACAGGCGGCAAGCAGGCCGAACAGGGACAGGGACAGCAGCAGGCGCGGGGAACGGAACACGGTCATGGATGCGTCGCGGAAGGAAGAAGAAGGGAGGAGCCGGCGCGAGGATAGCCGCATCCTCCTGCACCGCCCACGACTGGAGGTCATGGGGTGGAGTGTGCGGGTGCTTGGGTGAGGGTGTGGAGGCTTGTACTACGCATTCTGCGAGACGCTGCGCGCCGTACCCTCACCCCAACCCCTCTCCCGGGGGAGAGGGGCGAATGCGCTGCTTTAGAAGTTGTTGTCGCCGTCGAGGATGCGGCCGAAGCCGCCCAGCACCGAGCCTTCGCCGCGGTTCTGCCCGCCGCCCTGCGGCGCGGCGGCGAACATACGTCCGGCCAAGCGCGAGAACGGCAGCGACTGCAGCCAGACCTTGCCGGGTCCGGTGAGGGTGGCCAGGAACATGCCTTCGCCGCCGAAGAACATG encodes the following:
- a CDS encoding patatin-like phospholipase family protein, with product MTVFRSPRLLLSLSLFGLLAACGGEPKPAPPAPVVSGPAPLPTPAAQPLRIGIALGGGAAKGFAHIGVIKMLQANGLEPTVVSGTSAGSVVGALYASGMDAFQMQQAAVALDESSIRDMRLFSGGLVQGQALQDYVNAQLKGKPIEKLAKPFAAVATRLEDGERTVFVRGNAGQAVRASSSIPGVFEPVTIGKFHYVDGGVVSPVPVDAARQLGADFVIAVDISSKASGKNPGSMLGTVNQSIAIMGQRLGQQELGRADIVIRPKVNDIGAADFAQRNAAILEGEKAALAAMPQIKAKLAQLQQQRAAAAAAAAKAAQPAPPPCEPQSRLGRLLRRDDPCKPKD